A stretch of Drosophila gunungcola strain Sukarami chromosome 3L unlocalized genomic scaffold, Dgunungcola_SK_2 000002F, whole genome shotgun sequence DNA encodes these proteins:
- the LOC128257524 gene encoding uncharacterized protein LOC128257524, producing MHSQTNLIAVLLLAALIHEGSAIWCYRCTSATPGCAENFNWRGIGFLGERCPEPNDICVKVTERRGAMETITRDCLSALSFRKDIPADKYEGCRPAAKDERLAHYVNHTIKEHDVRRDYFMDTTFCFCFLDHRCNGASGLQVSAIMGLLTVATALLLR from the exons atgcattccCAGACGAATCTCATAgcagtgctgctgctggcagcTCTAATTCACGAAG GCTCCGCGATTTGGTGCTACCGCTGCACTTCGGCGACGCCCGGCTGCGCGGAGAACTTTAACTGGCGGGGAATAGGATTCCTGGGCGAGCGCTGCCCGGAACCGAACGACATTTGCGTCAAGGTGACTGAGAGACGCGGAG CCATGGAAACTATCACCCGCGATTGCCTCAGCGCACTAAGCTTCCGCAAGGACATTCCCGCCGATAAGTACGAGGGCTGTCGTCCGGCCGCCAAGGACGAGAGGCTGGCGCACTACGTCAACCACACGATCAAGGAGCACGACGTGCGGCGAGACTACTTCATGGACACCACGTTTTGCTTCTGCTTCCTGGATCACCGCTGCAATGGAGCCAGTGGACTGCAGGTGTCGGCAATAATGGGTCTCCTTACCGTGGCCACTGCGTTGCTCCTTCGCTAG
- the LOC128257787 gene encoding LOW QUALITY PROTEIN: uncharacterized protein LOC128257787 (The sequence of the model RefSeq protein was modified relative to this genomic sequence to represent the inferred CDS: inserted 1 base in 1 codon) codes for MDFVTALLTVGDADNAAAEYALAFMKAVCVSPENWIAKVSHQFVGQCFRVLGLNFNVSVAAFSQTQDHPYRNDNPNYIFDPVPLLMQKVDTFLDRLPQVLAEFGDILAEHSQGTRYDELTQPVPCYLNLVMKWVKVVHAMTTTMQLSSSTALDRFLCEPLARMSFSILNGLTKLLPKFELDIVGFKEICLSLAVDVRYGVFYQDTCAEVVPPMLDMFREYYKTFCGAEKSALDFVYCILTVLMKKNESYIKAYQFLKTMINQLASSSDQGPNLYLRPFTNELITDKFLVLQFGSLNESNSRPLLMAILKYLMTLQRHLISTECFSNRFHEVLLQVVLRMSSSSAVVASLAAEVYIKLSQRQHQERDIAQHILESYIKISNKQRKNVTYAQFRTELTRYLKTLIRHFPALQEFEFYAFVLTAPNAMIELSLIAAQSVNILFELNMAEYSTVPEARDQVNEILRCLPYFLRSSNKAATRTVLYSIYGMVDFDSVAESDVELLLTLETCCLDNFLNDDTLSESEFYGLYSNISSSVDATGNIQIHTSASRAIRDEQARLKVELYTTDMEDPENQELLKTFAQSLRRIHALLMANKLHVRYVTDIYETLAKFVLETPTQNDNITLYGSECLATMLVLLHRELKNSDDEMSIRIYTLVQQLKDFCVSELSNVDHALKRAKFMFCSILTLHSGQLSYLNLDSDTYDLILESLISLPQKSQPEGTKLTHSYVRELHFEFRQLIRAPEIELPNNRIWKVFVQYKAYPNSLKFLDAEIEELIGALMECRVETYAHCLPVLQMHIYKETSAKKRALAALTAHLRLIDSNCSAFDSWMLRLIIFQDSLNLLIKNMRVRRLEATSSRERNRLLPLQHILTLVADFRLQESHIMNMAKMVHXLKEEVVGPQENSEIESFITQISKFKYQVEDEHLEASDNENFVGKLKALPPGALDFWQHSALRELSRSSASQTREVPSSAGESS; via the exons ATGGATTTTGTTACAGCACTTTTGACTGTCGGCGATGCGGAT AACGCTGCCGCGGAATACGCCTTGGCTTTTATGAAAGCCGTGTGCGTGAGTCCGGAAAATTGGATTGCCAAGGTATCGCACCAGTTTGTGGGCCAGTGCTTCCGGGTTCTCGGCCTGAACTTCAACGTGAGTGTCGCCGCCTTCAGCCAGACGCAGGATCATCCGTACCGCAATGATAACCCCAACTATATCTTCGATCCGGTGCCGCTTTTGATGCAGAAGGTGGACACCTTTTTGGATCGGCTGCCGCAGGTTTTGGCCGAATTTGGTGACATTCTGGCCGAGCACAGCCAGGGCACCAGGTACGATGAGCTGACACAGCCGGTGCCCTGCTATCTGAATCTGGTCATGAAGTGGGTCAAGGTGGTGCATGCCATGACCACAACCATGCAGCTCAGCAGCAGCACCGCCCTGGATCGATTCCTCTGCGAACCTCTGGCCAGGATGT CTTTCAGCATTCTCAATGGACTGACCAAACTACTGCCCAAGTTCGAACTAGACATTGTGGGCTTCAAGGAAATTTGCCTATCACTCGCAGTGGACGTTCGCTATGGCGTATT CTATCAGGATACCTGCGCAGAGGTTGTTCCGCCCATGCTGGACATGTTCCGGGAGTACTATAAAACGTTCTGTGGTGCCGAAAAGTCGGCTCTAGATTTTGTCTACTGTATCTTGACGGTGTTG AtgaaaaaaaacgaaagctATATCAAGGCTTATCAGTTCTTGAAGACCATGATAAATCagttggccagcagcagcgatCAAGGCCCAAATCTTTATCTGCGTCCCTTCACCAATGAGCTGATCACTGACAAATTTCTGGTCTTGCAATTTGGATCACTCAATGAGAGTAATTCCAGACCCTTGCTCATGGCCATTCTTAAGTATTTGATGACCCTTCAAAG ACATTTGATCAGCACTGAGTGCTTTTCAAATCGTTTTCACGAGGTCCTGCTCCAGGTTGTCCTGCGAATGTCGTCGTCTTCTGCGGTAGTTGCGTCCCTGGCTGCCGAGGTGTACATCAAATTATCACAGCGCCAGCACCAAGAACGGGACATAGCTCAGCACATCTTGGAGTCCTACATTAAGATCAGCAATAAACAACGAAAGAACGTCACTTATGCGCAGTTTCGAACTGAACTAACACGCTATCTAAAGACACTTATTCGGCATTTTCCGGCGCTGCAGGAGTTTGAGTTCTACGCATTTGTGCTCACTGCACCGAATGCCATGATCGAATTGAGTCTTATTGCCGCGCAATCGGTCAACATACTCTTTGAACTAAACATGGCGGAATACTCAACGGTTCCAGAGGCTCGTGACCAGGTCAACGAAATCCTGCGCTGCTTGCCATATTTTCTTCGATCCTCAAACAAAGCTGCAACTCGAACCGTGCTCTACAGCATTTATGGCATGGTCGATTTTGACTCTGTGGCCGAGAGTGATGTTGAG CTGCTTTTGACTTTGGAGACATGCTGTCTGGATAACTTCCTGAATGACGACACTCTTAGTGAGTCCGAGTTCTATGGGCTCTACTCGAACATCTCAAGCTCTGTGGATGCAACAGGGAACATACAAATACACACATCGGCCTCGAGGGCTATACGAGACGAACAAGCTCGATTGAAGGTCGAGTTATATACCACTGACATGGAGGATCCTGAAAATCAGGAGCTATTGAAGACGTTTGCCCAGAGTCTGCGTCGCATACATGCACTCCTAATGGCCAATAAGCTGCACGTTCGTTATGTGACGGACATCTACGAAACTCTGGCCAAGTTTGTGCTGGAAACACCCACACAAAACGACAATATAA CTTTATATGGCTCCGAATGTTTGGCTACCATGCTGGTCCTGTTGCACAGAGAGCTCAAGAATTCGGACGACGAAATGAGTATCAGAATTTACACTCTAGTACAGCAGCTGAAAGATTTTTGCGTTTCTGAATTGTCAAACGTAGATCACGCTTTAAAGCGAGCCAAGTTTATGTTCTGTTCGATTCTCACATTGCATTCTGGTCAGCTTTCGTATTTGAACCTCGATTCTGATACCTACGACTTGATTTTGGAATCATTGATCTCACTTCCACAAAAATCGCAGCCCGAAGGCACTAAACTTACCCATAGTTATGTTCGCGAGTTGCACTTTGAGTTTCGCCAACTAATCCGGGCACCGGAAATCGAATTGCCCAACAATCGGATTTGGAAAGTGTTCGTGCAATACAAAGCG TATCCTAATTCATTGAAATTCCTCGACGCAGAGATAGAGGAGCTCATAGGTGCTCTCATGGAATGTCGTGTTGAAACCTATGCCCATTGCCTGCCGGTCCTTCAGATGCACATTTACAAAGAGACCAGCGCCAAGAAGCGAGCCTTAGCTGCCTTAACTGCCCACCTGCGGCTCATCGACAGTAACTGCTCCGCTTTTGACTCCTGGATGCTGCGGCTCATCATCTTTCAGGATTCGCTGAATCTCTTGATCAAGAACATGCGCGTGCGGCGATTGGAGGCGACCAGTTCCCGTGAACGGAATCGTCTTCTGCCGCTGCAGCACATTCTGACCCTGGTGGCCGATTTTCGCCTTCAGGAATCGCACATCATGAACAT GGCTAAGATGGTGC ATTTAAAGGAGGAGGTAGTTGGACCCCAGGAGAATTCGGAAATCGAGAGTTTCATCACTCAGATCAGTAAATTTAAGTATCAAGTCGAGGACGAACATTTGGAGGCTTCTGATAACGAGAATTTTGTGGGTAAGCTGAAAGCTTTGCCGCCTGGAGCACTCGATTTTTGGCAGCACAGTGCGCTACGTGAATTAAGTCGCTCATCTGCTTCGCAAACCCGCGAAGTTCCTTCAAGTGCTGGAGAATCTTCATAg
- the LOC128257789 gene encoding LOW QUALITY PROTEIN: vacuole membrane protein 1 (The sequence of the model RefSeq protein was modified relative to this genomic sequence to represent the inferred CDS: inserted 1 base in 1 codon) yields MDKHSCRNLLGSRYRTRYSIVPSLERMRAKMASGNDINTSLPIEVDPLEEMTQEQLEWKSLVLWRRPVQTLKYGILEASQLLLSFTAKLVNLWLVGFLMLLVMICLLPGPHEELVIFCAQRFGFAIYWLGLGVLSSVGFGTGLHTFLLYLGPHLAAVTLAAYECQTLEFPSPPYPEMKVCPPEPYRRHQPDVWEILSKVRPEALLWGVGTALGELPPYFMARRARLSGKELDGPEAAKGLSGNTNVLDRTKFFMERVMRRVGFLGILLCASVPNPLFDLAGITCGHFLVPFWKFFLATLIGKTLVKATIQQMFVIASLTENLVDKFVSCLGKLPYLGAPLQEIIXEILHSTKQQMHGNGNSDSLAYLGLVVRAFELVAFVMVAFFVVSSLNCLAQIHCKRQQEKQRKMRNLELILYADQEASSSEEFTV; encoded by the exons ATGGATAAACACTCCTGTCGAAATCTACTGGGAAGTAGATACAGAACACGATATAGCATAGTGCCTAGTCTCGAAAGAATGAGAGCAAAAATGGCTTCCGGCAACGATATCAATACTTCCCTGCCCATTGAGGTGGATCCATTGGAGGAGATGACCCAGGAGCAGTTGGAGTGGAAGTCCCTGGTTCTCTGGCGTCGTCCTGTGCAGACCTTGAAGTATGGAATCCTGGAGGCCAGTCAGCTGCTGCTATCCTTCACCGCCAAGCTGGTGAACCTCTGGCTGGTTGGTTTCCTAATGCTTTTGGTAATGATCTGTCTTCTGCCTGGACCGCATGAGGAGTTGGTGATATTCTGCGCGCAGAGATTCGGATTCGCGATCTACTGGCTGGGCCTGGGAGTGCTCTCATCGGTGGGCTTTGGCACCGGGCTGCACACCTTCCTGCTCTACCTGGGTCCCCACCTGGCCGCCGTCACTCTGGCCGCCTACGAGTGCCAGACGTTGGAATTCCCGTCGCCACCCTATCCTGAAATGAAGGTCTGCCCACCGGAGCCGTACCGGCGTCATCAGCCAGACGTCTGGGAAATACTATCGAAGGTCCGGCCGGAGGCGCTGCTCTGGGGCGTTGGCACTGCCCTTGGCGAGTTGCCGCCCTATTTTATGGCCCGTAGAGCTCGGCTTTCCGGCAAGGAGTTGGACGGACCGGAGGCAGCGAAGGGACTGAGCGGAAACACAAACGTCCTGGACCGAACCAAGTTCTTCATGGAGCGGGTGATGCGAAGAGTGGGCTTCCTGGGAATCCTTCTTTGCGCCAGCGTGCCCAATCCCCTGTTCGACCTGGCGGGGATCACTTGCGGCCACTTCCTTGTGCCCTTTTGGAAGTTCTTTCTGGCCACGCTGATCGGCAAGACTCTGGTCAAGGCCACCATACAGCAAATGTTTGTGATCGCCTCTCTTACCGAGAATCTCGTTGATAAGTTTGTGTCCTGTCTGGGAAAGTTGCCCTATCTGGGAGCCCCCTTGCAAGAGATCA ATGAAATTTTGCATTCCACCAAGCAGCAGATGCACGGCAATGGAAATTCCGATTCCCTGGCCTACCTAGGCTTGGTTGTGCGAGCCTTCGAGCTGGTGGCCTTCGTCATGGTGGCCTTTTTCGTGGTCTCCTCACTGAACTGCCTGGCCCAAATCCATTGCAAGCGGCAACAGGAGAAGCAGCGCAAGATGCGGAACCTGGAGCTAATCCTGTATGCCGACCAAGAGGCATCCTCATCGGAGGAGTTCACCGTCTAA
- the LOC128257525 gene encoding cytochrome c oxidase assembly factor 3, mitochondrial — MSASEQGPNIKYGENAPKLDKAQLQFMKLIEEQNLDRVQKLKRIRRNNLLTAGALGVSVLAIYGYSIFSVQQEKFLDDFEEPKKVSS; from the coding sequence ATGTCGGCATCGGAGCAGGGACCTAATATCAAGTACGGGGAAAACGCTCCGAAGCTGGACAAGGCCCAACTGCAGTTTATGAAACTGATTGAGGAGCAGAACCTGGACCGCGTGCAAAAGCTGAAACGTATCCGCCGCAATAATCTACTGACCGCCGGCGCACTGGGAGTCTCCGTTTTGGCCATCTACGGCTACTCGATCTTCTCGGTGCAGCAGGAGAAGTTCCTGGACGACTTCGAGGAGCCCAAGAAGGTGTCATCTTAG
- the LOC128257523 gene encoding dimethyladenosine transferase 1, mitochondrial: MAQASARVLQNGMRLPPMPTIRELVKLYRLQARKQLSQNFLMDERLTDKIVKSAGRIDSRDLVLEVGPGPGGITRSILRRQPQRLLLVEKDPRFGETLLLLKECASPLNIQFDIHYDDILRFNIEQHIPDTSQRIHLIGNLPFAISTRLLINWYADLAARRGAFRRIDTCMTLTFQKEVAERICAPVGGEQRCRLSVMSQIWTEPVLKFTIPGKAFVPKPQVDVGVVKVIPLKRPKTQLPFSLIERVVRHIFSMRQKYCRRGFGTLLPPEDREEVTQKLFQRAEVQDTLRPFELSVDQCLRLAEVYSEHLVAHPEVASYDYRAPKNVEVL; the protein is encoded by the coding sequence ATGGCCCAAGCTAGTGCCCGTGTGCTCCAGAACGGCATGCGCCTGCCTCCAATGCCCACCATTCGGGAGCTGGTTAAGCTCTACAGGCTGCAGGCCAGGAAACAGCTCAGCCAGAACTTCCTCATGGACGAGCGGCTGACGGATAAGATTGTCAAGTCGGCGGGACGGATCGATTCAAGGGATTTGGTTCTAGAGGTGGGTCCCGGTCCCGGTGGCATCACCCGATCTATTCTGCGCCGCCAACCACAGCGACTGTTGCTCGTGGAGAAAGATCCGCGCTTCGGCGAGACCCTACTGCTTCTCAAGGAGTGCGCCAGTCCGCTGAACATACAATTTGACATACACTACGACGACATTCTGCGCTTCAACATAGAGCAGCACATCCCGGACACCTCACAGCGAATCCACTTGATTGGCAACCTGCCGTTCGCCATCTCCACGCGGCTGCTAATCAATTGGTACGCGGATTTGGCCGCTAGACGTGGTGCGTTCCGGCGCATCGACACCTGCATGACTCTGACCTTCCAGAAGGAGGTGGCCGAGCGGATTTGTGCGCCGGTGGGCGGCGAGCAGCGCTGCAGGTTGTCGGTGATGTCGCAGATCTGGACAGAGCCCGTCCTGAAGTTCACCATACCGGGCAAAGCATTTGTTCCAAAACCACAGGTGGATGTGGGCGTCGTGAAGGTCATACCGCTGAAGCGCCCCAAGACGCAGCTTCCGTTTTCTCTCATTGAGCGCGTGGTGCGGCACATCTTTAGCATGCGCCAGAAGTACTGTCGCCGTGGTTTTGGAACCCTGCTTCCTCCGGAAGATCGGGAGGAGGTCACCCAGAAGCTGTTCCAGCGCGCCGAAGTGCAGGACACACTGCGCCCCTTTGAACTGTCCGTGGATCAGTGCTTACGATTGGCCGAAGTCTACTCGGAGCACCTGGTGGCCCATCCCGAGGTGGCCTCCTATGATTACCGGGCGCCCAAGAATGTGGAGGTCCTTTAA
- the LOC128257618 gene encoding mitochondrial uncoupling protein Bmcp isoform X1 gives MGEVKDWRPFVYGGVASITAEFGKQIAGCTAATPPEAYHKGCTFPIDTTKTRLQIQGQKIDQTFSQLRYRGMTDAFVKISREEGLRALYSGIWPAVLRQATYGTIKFGTYYTLKKLANERGLLTNEDGSERVWSNILCAAAAGAISSAIANPTDVLKVRMQVHGKGQHQGLLGCFGEIYKFEGVRGLWRGVGPTAQRAVVIASVELPVYDFCKLQLMNAFGDHVANHFISSFIASLGSAIASTPIDVIRTRLMNQRHVSITMNGVVTAAATPKLYSGSLDCAVQTIRNEGLLALYKGFIPTWVRMGPWNIIFFITYEQLKKY, from the exons ATGGGCGAAGTGAAGGATTGGCGGCCTTTCGTTTACGGCGGAGTTGCCTCAATCACGGCGGAATTTGGTAAACAAATCGCGGGATGTAcggctgccacgccccctgagGCTTATCACAAAGGGT GCACCTTTCCCATCGACACTACCAAGACGCGCCTCCAAATCCAAGGTCAGAAAATCGACCAAACGTTCTCCCAGCTGCGATATCGCGGCATGACCGATGCCTTTGTAAAAATCTCCCGCGAGGAGGGACTGCGGGCCCTCTATTCCGG CATTTGGCCAGCGGTTCTAAGACAGGCGACCTATGGCACCATCAAGTTCGGGACATACTACACACTGAAAAAGCTGGCCAACGAGCGTGGATTGCTTACGAATGAGGATGGCAGCGAGCGGGTGTGGAGCAACATCCTGTGCGCGGCAGCGGCAGGTGCCATCTCCTCGGCGATCGCCAATCCCACGGACGTGCTGAAGGTGCGGATGCAGGTGCACGGGAAGGGTCAGCACCAGGGCCTGCTGGGCTGCTTTGGCGAGATTTACAAGTTCGAGGGCGTACGAGGACTCTGGCGGGGAGTGGGTCCGACGGCTCAGCGCGCCGTGGTGATCGCCTCCGTGGAACTGCCCGTCTACGACTTTTGCAAGCTGCAGCTGATGAACGCCTTCGGAGATCACGTTGCCAATCATTTCAT CTCGAGTTTTATTGCTAGTCTGGGCAGTGCCATTGCCTCAACCCCCATCGATGTTATACGG ACACGCCTGATGAACCAGCGACACGTGAGCATAACGATGAACGGAGTGGTCACGGCGGCCGCCACACCAAAGTTGTATAGCGGTAGTCTTGACTGCGCCGTGCAGACGATCAGAAACGAAGGACTTCTCGCTTTATACAAAGGATTCATCCCGACCTGGGTGAGGATGGGTCCCTGGAACATAATATTCTTCATAACGTACGAACAACTCAAGAAGTACTAG
- the LOC128257618 gene encoding mitochondrial uncoupling protein Bmcp isoform X3, whose amino-acid sequence MQVHGKGQHQGLLGCFGEIYKFEGVRGLWRGVGPTAQRAVVIASVELPVYDFCKLQLMNAFGDHVANHFISSFIASLGSAIASTPIDVIRTRLMNQRHVSITMNGVVTAAATPKLYSGSLDCAVQTIRNEGLLALYKGFIPTWVRMGPWNIIFFITYEQLKKY is encoded by the exons ATGCAGGTGCACGGGAAGGGTCAGCACCAGGGCCTGCTGGGCTGCTTTGGCGAGATTTACAAGTTCGAGGGCGTACGAGGACTCTGGCGGGGAGTGGGTCCGACGGCTCAGCGCGCCGTGGTGATCGCCTCCGTGGAACTGCCCGTCTACGACTTTTGCAAGCTGCAGCTGATGAACGCCTTCGGAGATCACGTTGCCAATCATTTCAT CTCGAGTTTTATTGCTAGTCTGGGCAGTGCCATTGCCTCAACCCCCATCGATGTTATACGG ACACGCCTGATGAACCAGCGACACGTGAGCATAACGATGAACGGAGTGGTCACGGCGGCCGCCACACCAAAGTTGTATAGCGGTAGTCTTGACTGCGCCGTGCAGACGATCAGAAACGAAGGACTTCTCGCTTTATACAAAGGATTCATCCCGACCTGGGTGAGGATGGGTCCCTGGAACATAATATTCTTCATAACGTACGAACAACTCAAGAAGTACTAG
- the LOC128257619 gene encoding uncharacterized protein LOC128257619: MQVEKVCAAIALFAIFASVVDAAVYSQPAIFLPSHPGKCFDKLTRKALLPDKEYKPKGICASMTCSLEAREISIETCPYVEAPGCEELPSDPNWRFPKCCPQFKCVDFKTGKDFIVSL, translated from the exons ATGCAAGTGGAAAAAGTTTGTGCCGCCATCGCGCTCTTCGCAATCTTCGCCAGCGTTGTGGATGCAGCAGTTTACTCCCAGCCCGCCATCTTCCTTCCTT CCCATCCCGGCAAGTGCTTCGACAAGCTGACCCGCAAGGCCCTGCTGCCCGACAAGGAGTACAAGCCGAAGGGCATCTGTGCGTCTATGACTTGCAGCCTGGAGGCCCGCGAGATCAGCATCGAGACCTGTCCCTATGTGGAGGCTCCTGGCTGCGAGGAGCTGCCCAGCGACCCCAACTGGCGGTTCCCCAAGTGCTGTCCGCAGTTCAAGTGCGTCGACTTCAAGACCGGCAAGGACTTCATCGTCTCGCTGTAG
- the LOC128257618 gene encoding mitochondrial uncoupling protein Bmcp isoform X2, with the protein MGEVKDWRPFVYGGVASITAEFGTFPIDTTKTRLQIQGQKIDQTFSQLRYRGMTDAFVKISREEGLRALYSGIWPAVLRQATYGTIKFGTYYTLKKLANERGLLTNEDGSERVWSNILCAAAAGAISSAIANPTDVLKVRMQVHGKGQHQGLLGCFGEIYKFEGVRGLWRGVGPTAQRAVVIASVELPVYDFCKLQLMNAFGDHVANHFISSFIASLGSAIASTPIDVIRTRLMNQRHVSITMNGVVTAAATPKLYSGSLDCAVQTIRNEGLLALYKGFIPTWVRMGPWNIIFFITYEQLKKY; encoded by the exons ATGGGCGAAGTGAAGGATTGGCGGCCTTTCGTTTACGGCGGAGTTGCCTCAATCACGGCGGAATTTG GCACCTTTCCCATCGACACTACCAAGACGCGCCTCCAAATCCAAGGTCAGAAAATCGACCAAACGTTCTCCCAGCTGCGATATCGCGGCATGACCGATGCCTTTGTAAAAATCTCCCGCGAGGAGGGACTGCGGGCCCTCTATTCCGG CATTTGGCCAGCGGTTCTAAGACAGGCGACCTATGGCACCATCAAGTTCGGGACATACTACACACTGAAAAAGCTGGCCAACGAGCGTGGATTGCTTACGAATGAGGATGGCAGCGAGCGGGTGTGGAGCAACATCCTGTGCGCGGCAGCGGCAGGTGCCATCTCCTCGGCGATCGCCAATCCCACGGACGTGCTGAAGGTGCGGATGCAGGTGCACGGGAAGGGTCAGCACCAGGGCCTGCTGGGCTGCTTTGGCGAGATTTACAAGTTCGAGGGCGTACGAGGACTCTGGCGGGGAGTGGGTCCGACGGCTCAGCGCGCCGTGGTGATCGCCTCCGTGGAACTGCCCGTCTACGACTTTTGCAAGCTGCAGCTGATGAACGCCTTCGGAGATCACGTTGCCAATCATTTCAT CTCGAGTTTTATTGCTAGTCTGGGCAGTGCCATTGCCTCAACCCCCATCGATGTTATACGG ACACGCCTGATGAACCAGCGACACGTGAGCATAACGATGAACGGAGTGGTCACGGCGGCCGCCACACCAAAGTTGTATAGCGGTAGTCTTGACTGCGCCGTGCAGACGATCAGAAACGAAGGACTTCTCGCTTTATACAAAGGATTCATCCCGACCTGGGTGAGGATGGGTCCCTGGAACATAATATTCTTCATAACGTACGAACAACTCAAGAAGTACTAG